A region of Drosophila mauritiana strain mau12 chromosome 3L, ASM438214v1, whole genome shotgun sequence DNA encodes the following proteins:
- the LOC117139311 gene encoding failed axon connections isoform X1, producing the protein MASEVAQIPAEETPAVAAAEKSEEPEKSAAPPADSAAAPAAAPAVEKAEDADGEKKDGEAGKQDKQQDGEEPKKDEAVAAPVAAKSEAPPAQKFNVHKTNFEKDIIYLYQFSRTPLLPSLSPYCLKVETWLRLVGLKYENVDHKMRFRSKKGQLPFIELNGEEIADSAIIIKELSSKYEKYLDSGLTAEQRNVSYATIAMLENHLIWIIFYWRAKYPDNVLKGYKVNLQHALGLRLPNSILNFFFKITFGRKWFQGTKKLKAHGIGVHSAEEIEEFGKDDLKVLSEMLDCKPFFFGDEPTTLDVVAFAVLSQLHYLSKDIAYPLRDYMTEKCPNLIGHVSRMKDKCFPDWDEICTKLDLNAHIPKPEPETKEGKEGGEQEKSNEQEGTEGDKIEKELEKDKSNEKESTEENKEKEETK; encoded by the exons ATGGCAAGTGAAGTGGCCCAAATACCCGCCGAGGAAACGCCCGCAGTGGCGGCGGCGGAAAAATCAGAGGAGCCGGAAAAGTCAGCGGCCCCGCCAGCGGACTCAGCGGCCGCTCCAGCTGCCGCTCCAGCAGTGGAGAAGGCTGAGGATGCCGATGGCGAGAAGAAGGACGGCGAGGCCGGAAAGCAGGACAAGCAGCAGGATGGCGAGGAGCCCAAAAAGGACGAGGCGGTGGCAGCACCCGTGGCGGCCAAATCGGAAGCCCCGCCCGCCCAGAAATTCAATGTGCACAAGACCAACTTCGAGAAGGACATCATCTATCTGTACCAGTTCTCGCGCACCCCGCTGCTGCCCTCCCTGTCGCCCTACTGCTTGAAGGTGGAGACCTGGCTGCGTCTTGTGGGCCTGAAATACGAG AATGTTGATCATAAGATGCGTTTCCGCTCCAAGAAGGGTCAGCTGCCGTTCATCGAGCTGAACGGAGAGGAAATCGCCGATTCGGCCATTATCATCAAGGAACTGTCGTCCAAATACGAGAAGTACCTGGACTCGGGACTCACCGCCGAGCAGAGGAATGTCTCGTACGCCACGATTGCCATGCTGGAGAACCATCTCATCTGGATCATCTTCTACTGGCGCGCCAAGTATCCGGACAATGTGCTCAAGGGCTACAAGGTCAACTTGCAGCACGCCCTCGGCCTGCGGCTGCCCAACTCGATTCTGAACTTCTTCTTTAAGATCACCTTTGGTCGCAAG TGGTTCCAGGGCACGAAGAAGCTGAAGGCGCACGGCATCGGTGTCCACAGCGCCGAGGAGATCGAGGAGTTCGGCAAGGACGACCTGAAGGTGCTCAGCGAGATGCTCGACTGCAAGCCGTTCTTCTTCGGCGACGAGCCCACCACCCTGGATGTGGTGGCCTTCGCTGTCCTCTCGCAGCTCCACTATCTGTCCAAGGACATTGCGTATCCGCTGCGCGACTACATGACCGAGAAGTGCCCCAACTTGATTGGCCACGTTTCTCGCATGAAGGACAAGTGCTTCCCCGACTGGGACGAGATCTGCACGAAGCTGGACCTCAATGCGCACATTCCCAAGCCAGA GCCCGAGACCAAGGAAGGCAAGGAGGGTGGCGAGCAGGAGAAATCAAATGAACAGGAGGGCACTGAGGGCGATAAGATCGAGAAGGAGTTGGAGAAGGACAAG TCAAACGAGAAGGAGTCGACCGAGGAGAACAAAGAGAAGGAGGAAACAAAGTAA
- the LOC117139311 gene encoding failed axon connections isoform X2, translating to MASEVAQIPAEETPAVAAAEKSEEPEKSAAPPADSAAAPAAAPAVEKAEDADGEKKDGEAGKQDKQQDGEEPKKDEAVAAPVAAKSEAPPAQKFNVHKTNFEKDIIYLYQFSRTPLLPSLSPYCLKVETWLRLVGLKYENVDHKMRFRSKKGQLPFIELNGEEIADSAIIIKELSSKYEKYLDSGLTAEQRNVSYATIAMLENHLIWIIFYWRAKYPDNVLKGYKVNLQHALGLRLPNSILNFFFKITFGRKGTKKLKAHGIGVHSAEEIEEFGKDDLKVLSEMLDCKPFFFGDEPTTLDVVAFAVLSQLHYLSKDIAYPLRDYMTEKCPNLIGHVSRMKDKCFPDWDEICTKLDLNAHIPKPEPETKEGKEGGEQEKSNEQEGTEGDKIEKELEKDKSNEKESTEENKEKEETK from the exons ATGGCAAGTGAAGTGGCCCAAATACCCGCCGAGGAAACGCCCGCAGTGGCGGCGGCGGAAAAATCAGAGGAGCCGGAAAAGTCAGCGGCCCCGCCAGCGGACTCAGCGGCCGCTCCAGCTGCCGCTCCAGCAGTGGAGAAGGCTGAGGATGCCGATGGCGAGAAGAAGGACGGCGAGGCCGGAAAGCAGGACAAGCAGCAGGATGGCGAGGAGCCCAAAAAGGACGAGGCGGTGGCAGCACCCGTGGCGGCCAAATCGGAAGCCCCGCCCGCCCAGAAATTCAATGTGCACAAGACCAACTTCGAGAAGGACATCATCTATCTGTACCAGTTCTCGCGCACCCCGCTGCTGCCCTCCCTGTCGCCCTACTGCTTGAAGGTGGAGACCTGGCTGCGTCTTGTGGGCCTGAAATACGAG AATGTTGATCATAAGATGCGTTTCCGCTCCAAGAAGGGTCAGCTGCCGTTCATCGAGCTGAACGGAGAGGAAATCGCCGATTCGGCCATTATCATCAAGGAACTGTCGTCCAAATACGAGAAGTACCTGGACTCGGGACTCACCGCCGAGCAGAGGAATGTCTCGTACGCCACGATTGCCATGCTGGAGAACCATCTCATCTGGATCATCTTCTACTGGCGCGCCAAGTATCCGGACAATGTGCTCAAGGGCTACAAGGTCAACTTGCAGCACGCCCTCGGCCTGCGGCTGCCCAACTCGATTCTGAACTTCTTCTTTAAGATCACCTTTGGTCGCAAG GGCACGAAGAAGCTGAAGGCGCACGGCATCGGTGTCCACAGCGCCGAGGAGATCGAGGAGTTCGGCAAGGACGACCTGAAGGTGCTCAGCGAGATGCTCGACTGCAAGCCGTTCTTCTTCGGCGACGAGCCCACCACCCTGGATGTGGTGGCCTTCGCTGTCCTCTCGCAGCTCCACTATCTGTCCAAGGACATTGCGTATCCGCTGCGCGACTACATGACCGAGAAGTGCCCCAACTTGATTGGCCACGTTTCTCGCATGAAGGACAAGTGCTTCCCCGACTGGGACGAGATCTGCACGAAGCTGGACCTCAATGCGCACATTCCCAAGCCAGA GCCCGAGACCAAGGAAGGCAAGGAGGGTGGCGAGCAGGAGAAATCAAATGAACAGGAGGGCACTGAGGGCGATAAGATCGAGAAGGAGTTGGAGAAGGACAAG TCAAACGAGAAGGAGTCGACCGAGGAGAACAAAGAGAAGGAGGAAACAAAGTAA